In Bacillus sp. DX3.1, the following proteins share a genomic window:
- a CDS encoding ABC transporter ATP-binding protein has translation MLSVKEVSYAHSERFQIQNINVYIKAGEIISLIGPNGSGKSTLLRLIARLLDPGTGEIILDGKNIHGMKSADVAKKLAMLPQMHDHQLDLTVRELVEFGRQPHKSWNSRFGKEDEDIVEWALGVTKLEGYEHRLLHSLSGGERQRAWIAMTLAQRTNVLLLDEPTTFLDIVHQLEVMELVKRLNEEFGMTIVMVLHDINQAAQYSDRLLVLKQGEIQYDGVPECVLCHQMFQHVFGIEVDIFQGSEKPFFTPKRICEKGEERCKQRNVLPMN, from the coding sequence GTGCTTTCCGTTAAAGAGGTGTCTTATGCGCATTCAGAGCGATTTCAAATTCAAAACATAAATGTATATATTAAAGCTGGTGAAATAATTAGTTTAATTGGTCCAAATGGTTCAGGTAAGTCGACACTATTACGTTTAATAGCGAGATTACTTGATCCTGGTACGGGTGAAATTATTTTGGATGGAAAAAACATTCATGGTATGAAAAGCGCAGATGTTGCGAAGAAGTTAGCAATGTTACCACAAATGCATGATCATCAGCTAGATTTAACAGTCCGGGAATTAGTAGAGTTTGGAAGGCAGCCTCATAAATCATGGAATAGTCGTTTTGGAAAAGAAGATGAAGATATTGTGGAATGGGCATTAGGTGTAACGAAGTTAGAAGGATATGAACATCGTCTCTTACATTCTTTATCGGGTGGAGAGCGGCAGCGTGCCTGGATTGCAATGACATTGGCGCAACGTACAAATGTCTTATTGTTAGATGAGCCGACAACCTTTTTAGATATTGTCCATCAGTTAGAAGTAATGGAACTCGTCAAGCGATTAAATGAAGAATTTGGTATGACGATTGTAATGGTTCTTCATGATATTAACCAAGCAGCTCAATATAGTGACCGTTTGCTTGTTTTAAAGCAAGGGGAAATTCAATATGATGGAGTACCAGAATGCGTTTTATGTCATCAAATGTTTCAGCATGTCTTTGGCATTGAGGTCGACATTTTTCAGGGAAGCGAAAAACCATTTTTTACTCCAAAACGAATTTGTGAAAAAGGAGAAGAGCGATGCAAACAGAGGAACGTATTACCAATGAATTAG
- a CDS encoding CPBP family intramembrane glutamic endopeptidase translates to MLLLLKKKTYHQFVWITLLFGTGFSLYLFAMSYVSFSSRELTTIVKRLCLLLVFIPIFIDGLLRKYPYSLYWNRPHWNNTLSMPFIWSGPHRVKIPVFLIIAISINIITFIPFLFQKGLPYMQHILLFALLFSIVNGMLEECIWRGILLHYFSNQFGEKWAVILTSIGFGLQHYSLGFSWLICIAFILAGVFYGGIVVKSNSIIPAIIWHVALNILMVCSGLIL, encoded by the coding sequence TTGCTTCTACTACTTAAAAAGAAAACCTATCATCAATTTGTATGGATTACTCTATTATTCGGAACTGGATTTTCCCTCTATTTATTTGCGATGAGCTATGTTTCATTTTCTTCGAGAGAACTAACAACTATTGTTAAACGTCTTTGTTTACTTCTAGTTTTTATACCAATTTTCATAGATGGTCTCTTACGTAAGTATCCCTACTCTCTCTATTGGAATCGACCACACTGGAACAATACTCTTTCTATGCCATTCATCTGGAGCGGACCTCATAGAGTGAAAATTCCGGTGTTTCTCATCATCGCGATTTCTATCAACATCATCACATTTATACCGTTCCTATTTCAAAAAGGACTTCCTTATATGCAACATATTTTGTTATTTGCTCTTTTGTTTTCTATTGTCAACGGCATGTTAGAAGAATGTATTTGGAGAGGAATATTACTGCATTACTTTTCAAATCAGTTTGGTGAAAAATGGGCTGTTATACTCACGAGTATTGGCTTTGGCTTACAGCATTACTCCTTAGGTTTTTCGTGGCTGATATGTATTGCATTCATTCTAGCTGGCGTATTTTACGGTGGAATTGTTGTGAAATCAAATAGTATCATTCCAGCTATTATATGGCATGTAGCTCTAAATATATTAATGGTATGTAGTGGACTAATTCTGTAA
- a CDS encoding LacI family DNA-binding transcriptional regulator translates to MHYRSRRRVEISTIEDIAKLAGVSKATVSRVINHHPYVRSELRERVQAIIDEKNYVPVATAKDLRRLQTNLIGVVVPNLHHPFFSQLIQELSDILKVDCYDVVILQSNYEVERERDFLQYIRTKKLDGLIFTTLSLPIKEIEHAIDSGAIVICNEHVETEIVSTVQFDEELAGYIGTKHLLENGYIRIGFCYDTLKSKAQRQRYQGYKRALNEYGLQIQKEWIFPNCYGLKDGKKVIQTIHSIQNTPDAIFTGSDEIAAGIIMEAQRLKITIPQDFGVIGFDNQELSMIINPNITTIHTSIKGMAKNSIVLLHKQLQGEPVQRIQLPISVIERKSTRRE, encoded by the coding sequence ATGCATTACAGGTCAAGGAGGAGAGTTGAAATTTCCACAATCGAAGATATCGCCAAATTAGCAGGAGTTTCTAAAGCAACCGTTTCTCGTGTAATTAATCATCATCCGTATGTACGTTCCGAATTAAGGGAAAGAGTGCAGGCGATTATTGATGAAAAGAATTATGTACCTGTGGCAACGGCGAAAGATCTACGTCGTCTGCAAACAAATTTAATTGGTGTAGTTGTACCAAATTTACATCACCCCTTTTTTAGTCAGTTAATTCAAGAGTTAAGTGATATTTTAAAAGTAGATTGTTATGATGTTGTGATCTTGCAATCCAATTATGAAGTTGAGAGAGAAAGAGACTTTTTACAATATATCAGGACGAAGAAGTTAGACGGGCTTATTTTTACTACACTTTCTTTACCAATAAAGGAAATAGAACATGCAATAGATTCAGGAGCAATTGTTATCTGTAATGAACATGTTGAAACAGAGATTGTATCCACTGTGCAATTCGATGAAGAGTTGGCAGGGTATATAGGAACCAAGCACCTTTTAGAAAATGGATATATACGTATAGGTTTTTGTTACGATACATTAAAAAGTAAAGCGCAAAGACAGAGATATCAAGGATATAAACGAGCTTTAAATGAGTACGGTCTACAGATCCAGAAAGAATGGATATTTCCAAATTGCTATGGATTGAAGGACGGAAAGAAGGTAATACAAACCATCCACTCTATACAAAATACTCCAGATGCAATCTTTACAGGCAGTGATGAAATAGCTGCTGGAATTATTATGGAGGCACAAAGATTGAAAATTACTATTCCTCAAGATTTTGGTGTTATAGGATTTGATAATCAAGAACTTTCGATGATTATTAATCCGAATATAACGACAATACATACTTCTATTAAAGGTATGGCCAAGAATTCCATAGTATTATTGCATAAACAATTACAAGGAGAACCTGTACAACGTATACAATTGCCTATTTCAGTTATAGAAAGGAAATCTACGAGAAGGGAGTAG
- a CDS encoding 4a-hydroxytetrahydrobiopterin dehydratase, whose product MMQRLTDEEVQEELMKLDKWTVKDEKWIERKYMFSDYLKGVEFVSEAAKLSEEHNHHPFILIQYKAVIITLSSWNAKGLTKLDFELARQFNELFLQNEKAIIRK is encoded by the coding sequence ATAATGCAACGACTAACCGATGAAGAAGTACAAGAAGAATTAATGAAGTTGGATAAATGGACAGTGAAAGATGAAAAATGGATTGAAAGAAAATATATGTTTTCCGACTACTTAAAAGGTGTCGAATTTGTCTCTGAAGCCGCCAAACTATCAGAAGAACATAATCACCACCCATTTATCCTTATCCAGTATAAAGCAGTTATTATTACTTTGTCATCATGGAATGCAAAAGGCTTAACAAAACTTGATTTTGAGCTTGCAAGACAATTTAATGAACTCTTTTTACAAAATGAAAAAGCGATTATAAGAAAATAA
- a CDS encoding DoxX family protein has translation MNQHIGNLIIRIVLGVTFFMHGLTKFQSGIDNIAGWFTSIGLPGGLAYGVATVELVGGLLLIVGLGVRYIGLLFALVMIGAIVKVKWSAGLLGDGKNPGFELELALLAMGLYLFVVKAEGFVDRFLKATVLKKD, from the coding sequence ATGAATCAACATATTGGTAATTTAATTATTCGTATCGTGTTAGGGGTAACATTCTTTATGCACGGTTTAACAAAGTTTCAATCAGGCATTGATAATATTGCAGGATGGTTTACAAGTATCGGTTTACCAGGTGGTCTTGCCTACGGCGTAGCAACAGTAGAATTAGTCGGAGGTCTATTATTAATTGTCGGTTTAGGTGTAAGATATATTGGATTATTATTTGCATTAGTTATGATTGGAGCAATTGTAAAAGTAAAATGGTCAGCAGGTTTACTAGGAGATGGAAAAAATCCTGGATTTGAGTTAGAACTTGCATTATTAGCAATGGGTCTTTACTTATTCGTTGTGAAAGCTGAAGGATTTGTAGATCGTTTCTTAAAAGCAACTGTATTGAAAAAAGACTAA
- a CDS encoding ankyrin repeat domain-containing protein: MQTEERITNELVREFVMAAHGDLEKVQELLDEHPSLLHASYNWSGADWESALGAAAHVGRRDIVLYLLEKGARMDVFAAAMLGELEIVQAILVVQPEALHASGPHGIPLLQHARMGGEEAQLVFEYLAALT, encoded by the coding sequence ATGCAAACAGAGGAACGTATTACCAATGAATTAGTAAGAGAATTTGTGATGGCAGCTCATGGGGATTTAGAGAAGGTCCAGGAGCTTTTAGACGAACACCCGAGTTTGCTGCATGCTTCTTATAATTGGAGCGGTGCAGACTGGGAGAGTGCTTTAGGAGCCGCAGCACATGTAGGCCGTAGAGATATTGTCCTTTATTTATTAGAAAAAGGAGCACGTATGGATGTTTTTGCAGCGGCAATGCTTGGAGAACTTGAAATTGTTCAAGCGATTTTAGTGGTACAACCAGAAGCGTTGCATGCATCTGGCCCACATGGTATTCCTCTTCTTCAACATGCAAGAATGGGCGGTGAAGAAGCGCAGCTCGTTTTCGAGTATTTAGCCGCCCTAACATGA
- a CDS encoding HAD family hydrolase codes for MGKIQISGEIIETMAIAFDKDGTLFQAIPFWQEIDRLRKRKFLQIVGEEHQLLWEKAVGFVPPNQVDFKGLLAVASEEDEIIVVASLFYQITKYPWHHCKELATTIFKNSNEQLCITEAFHPIEGAAECIYSLQKEEIYTGILTSDNKVRTKKCIDLLNIPSLHFLLTPEDVENGKPHPEMIIKACKQLDIRPNELVMIGDTVVDVQMAKEAGSIAVGIANHEHAIEELTPYADFIITAYSDIQISTKKKQ; via the coding sequence ATGGGGAAAATTCAAATTTCAGGAGAAATTATTGAAACAATGGCAATTGCCTTTGATAAAGATGGTACATTATTTCAAGCTATTCCATTTTGGCAGGAAATTGATAGACTACGAAAACGGAAATTCTTACAGATTGTTGGTGAAGAACATCAGCTACTTTGGGAAAAAGCGGTTGGATTTGTTCCTCCTAACCAAGTTGATTTTAAAGGTCTATTAGCAGTTGCATCTGAAGAAGATGAAATTATTGTTGTCGCGAGCCTCTTCTATCAAATTACAAAATACCCATGGCATCATTGTAAAGAACTTGCCACGACTATTTTTAAGAATAGTAATGAACAGTTATGCATTACAGAAGCTTTTCATCCTATTGAAGGGGCGGCTGAATGTATATATTCCTTACAAAAAGAAGAAATATATACAGGTATCCTCACCTCAGACAATAAAGTGCGAACAAAAAAATGTATTGATTTACTTAACATACCATCTCTTCATTTTCTCTTGACTCCAGAAGATGTAGAAAACGGAAAGCCTCATCCAGAAATGATTATAAAAGCGTGTAAGCAACTTGATATTAGGCCAAATGAATTAGTGATGATTGGGGATACTGTTGTAGATGTACAGATGGCCAAAGAGGCCGGAAGTATTGCTGTAGGTATTGCAAATCATGAACATGCCATAGAGGAACTAACACCTTATGCAGATTTTATTATTACAGCTTACAGTGATATACAAATTTCAACGAAAAAAAAGCAGTAA
- a CDS encoding GNAT family N-acetyltransferase: MFHTDRLQFRKYTMDDLDFYASLWGNEKVMRYIGTGTPKTYTQCKKSLESWVFPSYKNGLGLFLTIEKDTGTPIGHAGLVRQQVDGKEEIEIGYWLLPQYWGNGYAKEAATAFRDYGFQALRLNKLISLINPDHPASIFVARKTGMTYEKTASFHGIDVLVYAIKRTG; the protein is encoded by the coding sequence ATGTTTCATACAGACCGGTTACAATTTCGTAAATATACAATGGATGATTTAGATTTTTACGCTTCTTTATGGGGAAACGAGAAAGTTATGCGCTACATTGGAACTGGGACCCCTAAAACATATACACAATGCAAAAAAAGTCTTGAAAGCTGGGTCTTTCCTAGTTATAAAAACGGCCTAGGTTTATTTCTCACGATCGAAAAGGATACAGGCACACCGATTGGTCATGCTGGGCTTGTGCGGCAACAAGTAGATGGAAAGGAAGAAATTGAAATAGGATACTGGTTGCTTCCACAATACTGGGGTAATGGTTATGCAAAGGAAGCGGCGACAGCTTTTCGAGATTATGGCTTTCAAGCATTAAGGCTAAATAAGCTTATTTCTCTTATCAATCCAGATCATCCAGCTTCTATTTTTGTTGCTAGAAAAACAGGAATGACTTATGAAAAAACAGCATCGTTTCATGGCATAGATGTTCTTGTATATGCCATTAAAAGAACAGGATAA
- a CDS encoding VOC family protein, which translates to MSFQLHPNTTLGVVHLHVSNIKKSLAFYTDVLRMKVIKEEETIVTFGSEDNEPLLIIEEKENALPKQRGRTGLYHYAILLPSRQDLANILLHLVQKVYPLHGGADHYFSEAIYLSDPDGNGIEIYHDRQREVWRDEKGEFPFVSNPLDGEGLLQQGSAWNGFPSGTVMGHVHFHVADLEEARRFYVDGLGFEVTIPARNGALFVSAGGYHHHIGLNTWQGEGVPPQMPSSIGLKYFTIVLADEKQKEQVYESLKYIGKVAMYKDGILQVEDPFGHCIHLITKGEA; encoded by the coding sequence ATGAGCTTTCAACTTCATCCCAATACAACACTCGGCGTTGTTCATCTACACGTATCGAATATAAAGAAGTCACTGGCGTTTTACACGGATGTACTACGAATGAAAGTGATCAAAGAAGAGGAAACGATCGTTACGTTTGGTAGTGAAGATAATGAACCGCTTCTTATAATAGAGGAGAAAGAAAATGCTCTTCCAAAACAAAGAGGCCGCACGGGTTTATATCATTATGCAATCTTATTACCAAGCAGACAAGATTTAGCAAACATTCTTCTTCATCTTGTGCAGAAAGTGTATCCGTTACATGGTGGGGCAGATCATTACTTTAGTGAAGCGATTTATTTGTCTGATCCAGATGGAAATGGAATTGAAATTTATCACGATCGTCAAAGAGAAGTGTGGCGTGATGAAAAGGGAGAGTTTCCGTTTGTTAGTAACCCATTAGATGGTGAAGGATTATTACAACAAGGAAGTGCATGGAATGGATTCCCAAGTGGTACAGTAATGGGACATGTTCATTTCCATGTAGCTGATTTAGAAGAAGCAAGACGTTTTTATGTGGATGGTCTTGGATTTGAAGTAACCATACCAGCTCGTAATGGTGCATTATTTGTGTCAGCTGGTGGATATCATCACCATATTGGTTTAAACACGTGGCAGGGTGAAGGTGTACCGCCGCAAATGCCAAGTTCCATTGGTTTGAAATATTTCACAATTGTACTAGCAGATGAAAAACAAAAAGAGCAAGTGTATGAAAGCTTAAAATATATTGGCAAAGTTGCTATGTACAAAGATGGAATATTGCAAGTCGAGGACCCGTTTGGTCACTGTATTCACTTAATTACAAAAGGAGAAGCCTAA
- a CDS encoding GNAT family N-acetyltransferase, producing the protein MYIYHNGLIIREGTTGVPAYAIKSLFEDAGWSNQPIPSWQIEKFTIAFENSTWAFTIWDEEEMIAMVRVISDRVMAANIMDLVVKCEYRGKGLGKKLVSLCMQKLPHGDWFAHTSANNFDFYRSCGFEVRDLSLNGTCAYYGYSEARKEGHR; encoded by the coding sequence ATGTATATTTACCATAACGGTCTTATTATTCGTGAAGGAACAACAGGTGTACCAGCGTATGCAATTAAAAGCTTATTTGAAGATGCAGGCTGGAGCAATCAGCCAATTCCGTCTTGGCAAATCGAAAAATTTACCATTGCGTTTGAAAATTCAACATGGGCTTTTACGATTTGGGATGAGGAAGAAATGATAGCAATGGTTCGAGTCATTTCAGATCGTGTGATGGCTGCAAATATTATGGACTTGGTCGTAAAGTGTGAATATAGGGGAAAAGGTTTAGGGAAAAAGCTTGTTTCTCTTTGTATGCAGAAACTGCCGCATGGAGATTGGTTTGCTCATACATCAGCAAATAACTTTGACTTTTATCGTAGTTGTGGTTTTGAAGTACGAGATCTATCATTAAATGGAACTTGTGCTTATTACGGTTATAGTGAAGCAAGAAAAGAGGGGCATCGATAA
- a CDS encoding XRE family transcriptional regulator, translated as MNIGSAIREIRQRRGITIAQICEGTGLSKGFMSQVENNKTSPSISTLETIANFLNVPLPYLLLEQKDRMKIIKKEERKYSVYGKDEQRIEHVAEQGGLRLSLVEIPVGFPKENTPGAHEGEECHLVLRGKLEVQHGEDIAIVEEGDSFSWSACVPHIVRNIGDEPALLLISSHAENRKRVY; from the coding sequence ATGAATATCGGTTCTGCAATACGTGAAATTCGTCAACGCAGAGGCATAACAATTGCTCAAATTTGTGAAGGAACAGGACTTTCTAAAGGTTTTATGAGCCAGGTCGAAAATAATAAGACATCCCCATCCATCTCAACTTTAGAAACAATTGCTAATTTCTTAAACGTTCCCCTTCCTTATTTGTTACTTGAGCAAAAAGATCGCATGAAAATTATTAAAAAAGAAGAACGAAAATACAGTGTGTATGGAAAAGATGAGCAAAGGATTGAACATGTCGCTGAGCAAGGTGGCCTTCGTTTATCTTTAGTAGAAATCCCAGTCGGTTTTCCAAAAGAAAATACACCAGGTGCTCACGAAGGTGAAGAATGTCATCTTGTTTTACGTGGAAAATTAGAAGTACAGCATGGAGAAGATATCGCAATTGTTGAAGAAGGAGATTCTTTTTCCTGGAGCGCATGCGTGCCACATATTGTACGTAATATCGGCGATGAGCCTGCATTATTACTCATCTCCAGTCATGCAGAAAATCGCAAACGTGTATATTAA
- a CDS encoding MaoC family dehydratase has product MNIKVGDTFKYERTFTEEEVLEFAHLTGDKGRHHMEHDEQGRLMVHGLLTASIGTKIGGDLHYIARELGSEFIRPVFTGDTITCELTLTSVEQMERYKKVAIQSVYRNQKGKEVLVGTSHGIIRE; this is encoded by the coding sequence ATGAATATAAAAGTAGGGGATACGTTTAAGTATGAAAGAACTTTTACAGAAGAAGAGGTGCTCGAATTTGCTCATCTCACAGGTGATAAAGGAAGACACCATATGGAACATGATGAGCAAGGACGCTTAATGGTGCATGGTTTATTAACTGCAAGTATAGGAACGAAAATTGGTGGGGATTTACATTACATAGCAAGAGAGCTAGGAAGTGAGTTTATTAGGCCGGTTTTTACAGGGGATACAATTACTTGTGAGTTAACCCTTACAAGTGTTGAACAAATGGAGAGATATAAAAAAGTAGCTATACAGTCAGTTTATCGGAATCAAAAGGGGAAAGAGGTATTAGTAGGAACAAGTCATGGAATTATACGTGAGTAA